Proteins from a single region of Sphingopyxis sp. BSN-002:
- a CDS encoding DUF1178 family protein translates to MIVFDLSCTGAHRFEAWFASSESFADQQARGLIACPVCGDVDVRKAVMAPRVGAKSNQIASAPASPPVDTHGEPGPELMRKVLAEIAAKQAEMLPQSRWVGRDFADAARAMHEGRAAEDLIHGQTSPEEAQALRDDGIAAMPLLVPIVPPEAAN, encoded by the coding sequence TTGATCGTTTTCGACCTCAGTTGCACCGGCGCCCACCGGTTCGAGGCGTGGTTCGCGAGCAGCGAGAGCTTTGCCGACCAGCAGGCGCGCGGGCTGATCGCATGCCCCGTCTGCGGGGATGTCGATGTAAGGAAGGCCGTGATGGCGCCGCGTGTCGGCGCAAAGTCGAACCAGATCGCCAGCGCTCCGGCGTCGCCGCCTGTGGACACCCACGGCGAGCCGGGTCCGGAACTGATGCGCAAGGTGCTTGCGGAGATAGCGGCAAAACAGGCCGAGATGCTTCCGCAATCGCGCTGGGTCGGGCGCGATTTCGCCGATGCCGCGCGCGCCATGCACGAAGGCCGGGCGGCCGAGGACCTGATTCACGGTCAGACTTCGCCCGAGGAGGCGCAGGCGCTGCGCGACGACGGGATTGCGGCCATGCCGCTTCTCGTTCCGATCGTTCCGCCCGAGGCCGCGAACTGA
- a CDS encoding amidohydrolase family protein: MACFSFRSSLFLLAAFILPASAAAADGVLYSDVTLIDGTGGPAREHQDILVEGERIVAVGARGGLDERASGARRVDLAGRFVIPGLIDSHVHLATPPNRARAEAILRRQLYGGVTAVRDMADDLRAVGDLSRAALVGEIPAPDIYYAALMAGPPFFEDPRVLAVSRGFTPGTAPWMQSIDKGTDLRTAVTLARGTSASAIKIYADLPAERVRAITAEAHRQHVMIWAHSSVFPARPSDVIAAGADVISHVCYLGYEAQPANLAAYEDRTPVRENLLAPAGDDPVVARLYRAMLKQGTILDATGNLFVKFEAERKAHPEKKPLRCSGAQTIRLTQQAWRAGIPISTGTDYVDPAGDAWPEVHEELRYLARDVGMPALAVIRSATLVGAEAAGQAKDMGSVEAGKLANFVVLTADPLVDIGNIETIEMTVKRGREYRRADYVPVTEKELGDDD, translated from the coding sequence ATGGCCTGTTTCAGCTTTCGCTCGTCGCTCTTCCTCCTCGCCGCCTTCATTCTTCCCGCATCCGCTGCGGCAGCAGACGGAGTCCTGTATAGCGACGTCACGCTGATCGACGGGACGGGAGGGCCCGCCCGCGAGCATCAGGACATATTGGTCGAGGGCGAACGCATCGTCGCGGTCGGGGCGCGGGGCGGCCTGGACGAACGCGCTTCGGGCGCGCGCAGGGTCGACCTGGCAGGGCGTTTTGTGATCCCGGGGCTGATCGACAGCCACGTCCACCTTGCGACGCCGCCGAACCGCGCGCGCGCCGAAGCGATCCTGCGGCGTCAGCTCTATGGCGGCGTGACTGCGGTCCGCGACATGGCCGACGATCTGCGCGCCGTCGGCGATCTTTCGCGTGCGGCGCTGGTCGGCGAGATTCCGGCGCCCGACATCTATTATGCCGCGCTGATGGCCGGACCGCCCTTTTTCGAGGATCCGCGCGTCCTGGCGGTGAGCCGCGGCTTCACGCCGGGAACCGCGCCGTGGATGCAGTCGATCGACAAGGGAACCGACCTTCGCACCGCGGTGACGCTGGCGCGCGGAACCTCCGCAAGTGCGATCAAGATCTATGCCGACCTTCCAGCCGAGCGTGTCCGCGCGATCACCGCCGAAGCGCATCGCCAGCATGTGATGATCTGGGCCCACAGTTCGGTCTTTCCGGCCAGACCCTCGGACGTGATCGCGGCGGGCGCGGATGTGATCAGTCACGTCTGTTATCTCGGCTATGAGGCGCAGCCGGCGAATCTTGCCGCCTATGAGGACCGGACGCCGGTCCGGGAAAATCTTCTCGCCCCCGCCGGTGACGATCCGGTCGTCGCGCGCCTCTATCGCGCGATGCTGAAGCAGGGAACGATCCTCGACGCGACCGGCAATCTGTTCGTGAAATTCGAAGCGGAGCGCAAGGCGCACCCCGAAAAGAAGCCGCTGCGTTGCAGCGGGGCGCAGACGATCCGCCTGACGCAGCAGGCTTGGCGCGCCGGTATCCCGATCTCGACCGGAACCGATTATGTCGATCCGGCAGGCGATGCCTGGCCTGAAGTGCATGAGGAGTTGCGCTATCTGGCGCGCGATGTCGGCATGCCAGCGCTCGCGGTGATCCGGTCTGCGACGCTGGTCGGGGCGGAGGCTGCGGGGCAGGCGAAGGATATGGGGTCGGTCGAGGCCGGCAAGCTTGCCAACTTCGTCGTGCTGACCGCCGATCCGCTCGTCGACATCGGCAATATCGAGACGATCGAGATGACGGTGAAGCGCGGGCGCGAGTATCGGCGCGCCGACTATGTCCCAGTGACGGAAAAGGAGCTTGGCGATGACGATTGA
- a CDS encoding membrane dipeptidase: MTIERRAMMLGAAGLAAGALLLRGAWAAAPDSSKWVIVNALGGLGDPNDPDAADPYSARVLADAHASGVTAINWTFGYVAGPDEPFEKSVRDVAEADMLLRRYPRDLIKILSVADIRRAKAEKKVGIIYGFQNAAMMGKDARRVDIFANMGVRIFQLTYNPANLLGGGSMAADNPGLTDFGREVIERLNAQKMIVDLSHSGERTCLEAARASKAPISINHTGCRAVTDLPRNKTDAELRLVAEKGGFVGIYFMPFLNISGHARAEDVVAHIDHAVNVCGEDHVGIGTDGYVTQIDDLKRYEAVLAKEIEARRAAGISATGERPDTYPFVVDLRGPEQFRKLIGLLSARGYSSARIEKIMGLNFMRHAEGVWGA, encoded by the coding sequence ATGACGATTGAACGGCGCGCGATGATGCTTGGCGCGGCGGGGCTCGCTGCCGGCGCCCTGCTGCTACGCGGAGCCTGGGCAGCGGCTCCGGACAGCAGCAAATGGGTGATCGTCAACGCCCTCGGCGGGCTCGGCGATCCGAACGATCCCGATGCGGCCGATCCCTATTCGGCGCGCGTGCTTGCCGACGCGCACGCTTCGGGCGTCACCGCGATCAACTGGACCTTCGGCTATGTCGCCGGTCCCGACGAGCCGTTCGAGAAGAGCGTCCGCGACGTGGCCGAGGCCGACATGCTGCTGCGGCGCTATCCACGCGACCTGATCAAGATATTGAGCGTCGCCGACATCCGCCGCGCCAAGGCCGAGAAGAAGGTCGGCATCATATACGGATTCCAGAATGCAGCGATGATGGGAAAGGATGCGCGCCGGGTCGACATCTTCGCCAATATGGGCGTGCGGATATTCCAGCTCACCTATAATCCGGCGAACCTGCTTGGCGGCGGGTCGATGGCGGCGGACAATCCGGGACTGACCGATTTCGGACGCGAGGTGATCGAGCGGCTGAATGCGCAGAAGATGATCGTCGACCTTTCGCACAGCGGCGAACGCACCTGTCTGGAAGCGGCGCGGGCGTCGAAGGCGCCGATCTCGATCAACCATACCGGGTGCCGCGCGGTGACCGACCTGCCGCGCAACAAGACCGATGCCGAACTGCGGCTGGTGGCGGAGAAGGGCGGTTTCGTCGGCATCTATTTCATGCCTTTCCTCAACATCTCGGGCCATGCGCGTGCCGAGGATGTGGTGGCGCATATCGACCATGCGGTGAATGTCTGCGGAGAGGATCATGTCGGGATCGGCACCGACGGCTACGTGACGCAGATCGACGATCTCAAGCGTTACGAGGCTGTGCTCGCGAAAGAGATCGAGGCGCGCCGCGCCGCCGGGATCAGTGCGACCGGCGAGCGGCCCGACACCTATCCCTTCGTCGTCGACCTGCGCGGGCCGGAGCAATTTCGCAAGCTGATAGGGCTGCTGTCGGCGCGGGGCTATTCGTCGGCGCGGATCGAGAAGATCATGGGGCTCAATTTCATGCGCCATGCCGAAGGCGTGTGGGGTGCCTGA
- a CDS encoding ornithine cyclodeaminase family protein: MPEPIAFIDASEVRERLGHADCIPLMKTAMAALAGGRSQQLLRGIIDLGGGDMFGVMPGALDGAGFGAKIISVFPAAAAEGGSHQGLILLFDRASGAPVCVIDAGEVTAIRTAAASAAATDALARPDARRLAILGTGEQAWHHVAAIRHVRNLEEVTVWGRATEKADALARRIGDLGLPARTVKSVAEAAAGADIICALTAAAEPILFDRDVAEGAHINVVGSSRAGPSEIDEALVARARFIPDHREGVLAQGAEYLRAKAAGLVTEAHVLPEIGHVFAGTAPGRIGARDVTIYKSLGSIVQDLACAGWLWRADRR; this comes from the coding sequence GTGCCTGAACCCATCGCGTTCATCGACGCGAGCGAGGTCCGCGAGCGGCTGGGCCATGCCGACTGCATCCCGCTGATGAAGACGGCGATGGCCGCGCTGGCCGGGGGGCGCAGCCAGCAATTGCTGCGCGGGATCATCGATCTGGGCGGCGGCGACATGTTCGGGGTGATGCCGGGTGCGCTCGACGGAGCGGGCTTCGGCGCGAAGATCATTAGCGTGTTTCCCGCCGCAGCGGCGGAGGGCGGGTCGCACCAGGGGCTCATCCTCCTGTTCGACCGTGCAAGCGGTGCGCCGGTGTGCGTCATCGACGCGGGGGAGGTGACCGCGATCCGCACCGCCGCCGCTTCGGCGGCTGCAACCGATGCGCTTGCGCGCCCCGACGCGCGGCGGCTCGCCATATTGGGAACGGGCGAGCAGGCGTGGCATCACGTCGCCGCGATCCGGCATGTCCGCAATCTCGAGGAAGTGACCGTCTGGGGGCGGGCAACGGAAAAGGCGGATGCGCTGGCACGGCGGATCGGCGATCTCGGGCTCCCGGCTCGCACGGTGAAGTCTGTGGCCGAAGCTGCGGCGGGCGCCGATATCATCTGTGCGCTCACCGCCGCTGCCGAACCGATCCTGTTCGATCGCGATGTTGCCGAGGGCGCGCATATCAATGTCGTCGGGTCGAGCCGAGCCGGACCGTCCGAAATCGACGAGGCGCTCGTCGCGCGCGCGCGCTTCATTCCCGATCATCGCGAGGGGGTGCTTGCGCAGGGCGCCGAATATCTGCGCGCGAAAGCGGCGGGGCTGGTGACCGAGGCGCATGTGCTGCCGGAGATCGGGCACGTCTTCGCCGGGACGGCGCCCGGCCGGATCGGGGCGCGCGACGTGACGATCTACAAATCGCTGGGATCGATCGTGCAGGATCTGGCGTGCGCCGGCTGGCTGTGGCGCGCGGACCGAAGATGA
- a CDS encoding MbcA/ParS/Xre antitoxin family protein yields the protein MLALQPVDTIGQAFRADPITQAEGEALFRAALNLFGKWGITDEQAAVLLDMPVRSFRRWKAEGPGRLTRDGRARLSNLMGIHKALRIIFTEAQRAYDWVKAPNTGFGGGSALEVMLGGELTDIMRVRRYLDAERGGW from the coding sequence ATGCTGGCATTGCAACCCGTTGATACGATCGGCCAGGCGTTTCGCGCCGACCCGATCACGCAGGCCGAGGGCGAGGCGCTGTTCCGCGCCGCGCTGAACCTGTTCGGCAAATGGGGTATCACCGACGAACAGGCGGCCGTCCTGCTCGACATGCCGGTGCGCAGCTTCCGCCGCTGGAAGGCCGAGGGGCCCGGACGCCTGACGCGGGACGGCCGGGCGAGGCTGTCGAACCTGATGGGCATTCACAAGGCGCTGCGCATCATCTTCACCGAAGCGCAGCGTGCCTATGACTGGGTCAAGGCGCCGAACACGGGCTTCGGCGGCGGCAGCGCGCTCGAGGTGATGCTGGGCGGAGAGCTTACCGACATCATGCGCGTGCGTCGCTATCTCGACGCCGAGCGTGGCGGGTGGTGA
- a CDS encoding RES family NAD+ phosphorylase: MRIIRSLFPPIDLFEDIADPADWPLLLSAEQKTNPRIMATIGNLDLVPPDRRVGGPGASWLMASFTHVSPDRTSRFSDGSFGVLYAARAYETALFETIHHHARFMARTAEAPGWTSQFRELLLDIAADLHDLRGEAGAGELDPDDYDDAQSLGIRLRRGGSDGIAYPSVRHPGGECVGLFYPDGASLPVQGRHLDYHWDGRCVDLVRDAGTGAVFRIVDE, translated from the coding sequence GTGCGGATCATCCGCAGCCTGTTCCCGCCGATCGACCTGTTCGAGGATATTGCCGATCCTGCCGACTGGCCGCTTCTGTTGTCGGCCGAGCAAAAGACCAACCCGCGGATCATGGCAACGATCGGCAATCTCGACCTGGTGCCCCCCGACCGGCGCGTCGGCGGACCGGGCGCTTCCTGGTTGATGGCGTCGTTCACCCATGTCAGTCCCGACCGGACGAGCCGTTTTTCCGACGGCAGCTTCGGCGTTCTCTACGCCGCGCGCGCCTATGAGACGGCGTTGTTCGAGACCATTCACCATCACGCGCGCTTCATGGCGCGAACGGCCGAGGCGCCCGGATGGACGTCGCAGTTCCGGGAGCTCCTGCTCGACATCGCGGCCGATCTGCACGATCTGCGCGGAGAGGCGGGCGCGGGCGAACTCGACCCCGACGATTATGATGATGCGCAGAGTCTGGGTATCCGGCTTCGTCGCGGTGGAAGCGACGGCATCGCCTATCCCAGCGTACGCCATCCCGGCGGCGAATGCGTCGGCCTCTTCTACCCCGATGGTGCTTCGCTGCCCGTACAGGGGCGGCATCTCGACTATCACTGGGACGGCCGGTGCGTCGATCTGGTCCGCGATGCCGGGACGGGCGCGGTGTTTCGAATCGTCGACGAATAG
- a CDS encoding TonB-dependent receptor — MQASHKHWLAKFLVSTSALSLMGAAQAAMAQEAPAEGAGDEIVVTGIRASLSAAADIKRDAVGVVDAISAEDIGKFPDTNLAESLQRITGVSIDRSNGEGSTVTVRGFGPEFNLVTLNGRQMPTAIIGDGGSAPSSRSFDFANLASEGVSAVEVYKSGRATVESGGIGSTINIRTPRPLDKPGMYGSLSAKAVYDSSRNNGNPVTPEISGIFSTTFADDTLGILITGSYQKRKSSNNQANVGWRDGYLGSENNWGSLAQPGDPRFPNIANRPDPTDVYQVPQNASYDLNDINRERINGQAVLQWRPADSLTATLDYTYSRNTVQTRNSNVGIWFNHEDTSSAWTDGPVAGPIFYTERFAAPPAPPSTTTLNGGKDLSYSGALTDNRAENRSIGFNLDWKNDTGFSFELDAHHSTATVKPVNKYGSSMSVGNAIFGVQSQSINFENDLPILSYQMYPGIDPLNAGLIQPTGNAFRAAYFRDEINQIQLRGRYQAEEGFLDSIDFGVSYVENKVRSAFGTIQNDTWGGAGPAADIPDDIFTLETLPDKFPGLAQPGMIQSFYTFDFERMVDLIESKYGTCSRPQTGSQAIPGTCIANYNTDRRITEKTLAPYLQVSTKFDLFNNPAHFVAGVRYETTDISSAALVPVPTGTRWVGDNEFNIIFSGDSDFTRFKGSYENWLPAFDLDVSPIENVKLRASYSHTITRPDYANMQGGRTLDTLFRVGGGTGSQGNPGLIPYKSKNIDLSAEWYYAPGSYMSVGYFHKDVSNFISTTRVDTEAFGLKTPVNGPRWNAAVAALGQNATVAQIRQYIFANYPGSVTITGGGPGTYVGTINTLPEDPALNFQVTQPINSDQTASLNGFEFAIQHSFWDTGFGVILNYTIVNGDATYDNTQPSSVPQFALVGLSDSANAVAYYDKNGIQARVAWNWRDEFLQGSGPNPTYIEDYWQIDASASYEFMPGLTGFVEAINLTGEGRRGHLRSNNNVTFVAPGYARYAAGVRFSF; from the coding sequence ATGCAGGCTTCGCACAAGCATTGGCTCGCCAAATTTTTGGTCAGCACATCGGCACTGTCGCTGATGGGGGCGGCCCAGGCGGCCATGGCACAGGAAGCTCCGGCAGAGGGTGCCGGCGACGAGATCGTCGTGACCGGTATCCGGGCAAGCCTCTCGGCGGCGGCGGATATCAAGCGCGACGCTGTAGGCGTCGTTGATGCGATCTCGGCCGAAGACATCGGCAAATTCCCCGACACCAACCTTGCCGAATCGCTGCAGCGGATCACCGGCGTATCGATCGACCGCTCGAACGGCGAAGGCTCGACCGTTACGGTCCGCGGCTTCGGTCCCGAGTTCAACCTCGTCACCCTCAACGGCCGCCAGATGCCCACCGCGATCATCGGTGACGGCGGCAGCGCGCCCTCGTCGCGCTCGTTCGATTTCGCGAACCTCGCCTCCGAAGGCGTTTCGGCGGTCGAGGTCTACAAGAGCGGCCGCGCGACGGTGGAATCGGGCGGTATCGGCTCGACGATCAACATCCGTACGCCGCGCCCGCTCGACAAGCCGGGCATGTACGGCAGCCTGTCGGCCAAAGCGGTTTATGATTCATCGCGCAACAACGGCAATCCGGTCACTCCCGAAATCTCGGGCATCTTCAGCACGACCTTTGCCGACGACACGCTCGGCATCCTGATCACCGGTTCGTACCAGAAGCGCAAATCGAGCAACAACCAGGCGAATGTCGGCTGGCGCGACGGTTATCTGGGCAGCGAAAACAACTGGGGTTCGCTGGCGCAGCCGGGCGATCCGCGTTTCCCCAACATCGCGAACCGCCCCGATCCGACCGACGTCTATCAGGTGCCGCAGAACGCGTCCTACGACCTCAACGACATCAATCGCGAGCGGATCAACGGGCAGGCGGTGCTGCAGTGGCGCCCCGCGGATTCGCTGACCGCGACGCTCGATTACACCTATTCGCGCAACACGGTTCAGACGCGAAACAGCAACGTCGGCATCTGGTTCAACCACGAGGACACGTCGAGCGCCTGGACCGACGGCCCGGTTGCCGGCCCGATATTCTATACCGAGCGCTTCGCGGCACCGCCGGCTCCGCCGAGCACCACCACGCTCAACGGCGGCAAGGATCTGTCGTACAGCGGCGCGCTGACCGACAACCGCGCCGAGAACCGTTCGATCGGTTTCAACCTCGACTGGAAGAACGATACGGGCTTTTCCTTCGAGCTCGACGCGCACCATTCGACGGCAACGGTCAAGCCGGTCAACAAATATGGTTCGAGCATGTCGGTCGGGAACGCGATCTTCGGCGTCCAGAGCCAGTCGATCAATTTCGAGAACGATCTGCCGATCCTGTCGTACCAGATGTATCCGGGCATCGACCCGCTGAACGCGGGGCTGATCCAGCCGACGGGCAACGCCTTCCGTGCCGCCTATTTCCGCGACGAGATCAACCAGATCCAGCTGCGCGGCCGCTATCAGGCGGAGGAAGGTTTCCTCGACAGCATCGACTTCGGCGTTTCCTATGTCGAGAACAAGGTGCGCTCGGCGTTCGGGACGATCCAGAACGACACTTGGGGCGGCGCCGGACCGGCGGCGGATATCCCTGACGATATCTTCACGCTCGAAACGTTGCCCGACAAGTTCCCGGGCCTTGCGCAGCCGGGGATGATCCAGAGCTTCTACACGTTCGACTTCGAGCGGATGGTCGATCTGATCGAATCGAAATACGGCACGTGCAGCCGGCCGCAGACGGGGTCGCAGGCGATCCCGGGCACCTGTATCGCCAACTATAATACCGACCGGCGGATCACCGAAAAGACGCTGGCGCCGTATCTGCAGGTCTCGACGAAATTCGACCTGTTCAACAATCCGGCGCATTTCGTGGCGGGCGTCCGTTACGAGACGACCGACATTTCCTCGGCCGCGCTTGTGCCGGTGCCCACCGGTACCCGCTGGGTCGGCGACAACGAGTTCAACATCATCTTCTCGGGCGACAGCGACTTTACCCGCTTCAAGGGATCGTACGAGAACTGGTTGCCCGCGTTCGACCTCGACGTCTCCCCGATCGAGAACGTCAAGCTGCGCGCGTCGTACAGCCACACGATCACGCGGCCCGACTATGCCAACATGCAGGGCGGCCGCACGCTCGACACGCTGTTCCGGGTCGGCGGCGGAACCGGTTCGCAGGGCAATCCGGGACTGATCCCCTACAAGTCGAAGAATATCGACCTGTCGGCGGAATGGTATTACGCCCCCGGCAGCTATATGTCCGTCGGATATTTCCATAAGGATGTCAGCAACTTCATCTCGACGACGCGCGTCGATACCGAAGCTTTCGGGCTGAAGACGCCGGTGAACGGGCCACGTTGGAACGCGGCGGTCGCGGCGCTCGGCCAGAATGCCACGGTGGCACAGATCCGGCAGTATATCTTCGCCAACTATCCGGGGTCGGTGACCATCACGGGCGGCGGGCCGGGCACCTATGTCGGGACGATCAATACGCTGCCCGAGGACCCGGCGCTCAATTTCCAGGTCACGCAGCCGATCAACAGCGATCAGACGGCATCGCTGAACGGCTTCGAATTCGCGATCCAGCACAGCTTCTGGGATACGGGCTTCGGGGTCATCCTGAACTATACGATCGTCAATGGCGACGCGACGTACGACAATACGCAGCCGTCGTCGGTCCCGCAGTTCGCGCTGGTCGGCCTCAGCGACAGCGCCAATGCGGTGGCCTATTACGACAAGAACGGAATCCAGGCGCGCGTCGCATGGAACTGGCGCGACGAATTCCTCCAGGGCAGCGGGCCGAACCCGACCTATATCGAGGATTATTGGCAGATCGACGCCAGCGCGAGCTATGAGTTCATGCCGGGCCTTACGGGCTTCGTCGAGGCGATCAACCTGACGGGCGAAGGGCGCCGCGGGCATCTGCGCAGCAACAACAACGTCACCTTCGTGGCGCCGGGCTATGCCCGCTACGCGGCCGGTGTGAGGTTCAGCTTCTAG
- a CDS encoding tryptophan halogenase family protein codes for MTQKVERVVIVGGGTAGWLAASLIAVSRRAEAAPLSITLVEAPDVPIVGVGEGTWPTMRSTLATIGLDEGDFLSACDGAFKQASRFDGWVDGSEGDSYLHPFTTPPPVPTGELLAAWQASAPDQPFAAAMSAQAAVCSLHLAPRQRAMPGYQGATNYAYHFATEKFGALLAAHAKQNPLITHILDHVTGVRHADNGDIAALTTRSGREIEGDLFIDCSGFKGLLIDGALGVEWVDRSDHAFNDRAIASQVPVPPGSPIASQTIATAHEAGWIWDIGLPSRRGIGCVYSSRFMDSGRAEEILRAYIERELPGAEPESKVFGTPFRHISFRTGHRARFWERNCLSIGLAAGFVEPLEASAIVLIELSLRALTDNFPADRAAMDIHAARFNKLFRYRWDRIIEFLKLHYALSRREEPYWVAHRAPEHIPPHLADLLTLWRDQPPSSSDFPYVDEIFSAESHQYILYGMGFPAPAGWPASDRAMAALAEMRQRARTLAAGLPTNRTYLDALAAERIVAE; via the coding sequence ATGACGCAAAAAGTCGAGAGGGTTGTCATCGTGGGCGGCGGCACGGCCGGCTGGCTGGCTGCGTCGCTGATCGCCGTTTCGCGCCGCGCCGAGGCCGCGCCGCTGTCGATCACGCTGGTCGAGGCACCCGACGTGCCGATCGTCGGCGTCGGCGAGGGCACCTGGCCGACGATGCGGTCGACGCTGGCGACGATCGGGCTCGACGAAGGCGATTTCCTGTCGGCCTGCGACGGCGCGTTCAAGCAGGCTTCGCGGTTCGACGGCTGGGTCGACGGTTCGGAAGGCGACAGTTACCTGCACCCCTTCACGACCCCGCCGCCCGTCCCGACCGGCGAGCTGCTCGCGGCATGGCAGGCCTCGGCGCCCGACCAGCCCTTTGCGGCGGCGATGAGCGCGCAGGCGGCGGTTTGCAGCCTGCACCTCGCCCCGCGCCAACGCGCGATGCCGGGCTATCAGGGCGCGACCAACTATGCCTATCATTTCGCGACCGAGAAATTCGGCGCGCTGCTCGCCGCGCATGCGAAGCAGAACCCGCTCATCACCCACATCCTCGACCATGTCACCGGAGTCCGGCACGCCGACAACGGCGACATCGCTGCACTGACGACCCGCAGCGGCCGCGAGATCGAGGGCGATCTCTTCATTGACTGCAGCGGCTTCAAGGGTCTGCTGATCGACGGCGCGCTGGGCGTCGAGTGGGTCGACCGCAGCGACCATGCCTTCAACGACCGCGCGATCGCGTCGCAGGTGCCGGTGCCGCCGGGCAGCCCGATCGCGTCGCAGACGATCGCGACCGCGCACGAGGCAGGGTGGATATGGGACATCGGCCTGCCGTCGCGGCGCGGGATCGGCTGCGTCTATTCGAGCCGCTTCATGGATTCCGGGCGCGCCGAGGAAATCCTGCGCGCCTATATCGAACGCGAATTGCCGGGGGCGGAGCCCGAGAGCAAGGTGTTCGGGACGCCGTTCCGGCATATCAGCTTCCGGACCGGCCACCGCGCGCGCTTCTGGGAAAGGAACTGCCTGTCGATCGGACTGGCCGCAGGGTTCGTCGAGCCGCTCGAGGCGTCTGCGATCGTCCTTATCGAACTCTCGCTGCGTGCGCTGACCGATAACTTCCCGGCCGACCGGGCAGCGATGGATATCCATGCTGCGCGCTTCAACAAGCTGTTCCGCTATCGCTGGGACCGCATCATCGAATTCCTCAAGCTCCATTATGCGCTGAGCCGCCGCGAAGAGCCCTATTGGGTGGCGCACCGCGCGCCCGAGCATATCCCGCCGCATCTTGCCGACCTGCTGACGCTGTGGCGCGACCAGCCGCCTTCCTCGTCCGATTTTCCCTATGTCGACGAGATTTTCTCGGCCGAGAGTCACCAGTATATTCTCTATGGCATGGGCTTTCCGGCCCCCGCCGGCTGGCCGGCGAGCGACCGAGCGATGGCTGCGCTTGCCGAAATGCGCCAGCGCGCGCGCACGCTCGCGGCGGGCCTGCCGACAAACCGTACTTACCTCGACGCGCTCGCCGCCGAACGCATCGTCGCCGAATAG
- a CDS encoding SapC family protein gives MTNHALLDSNSHRELRVRVDTGVDLGDGVMATLTVPTEFRRVQGHFPILFRREAGQEQFFAVALFGFESGENLFVDGARWDAGYRPLSLAIQPFLIGRSANEDAPAQVHVDLGHPRIAAGGEGVRLFDASGLATPFLEDIADKLGDLDEGYRESTAFFAALAGHDLLEPFTLEVTLDNGSVHSLVGFHIIDEAKLRSLDAAALGALHEAGHLMPIFMAIASQAQIGALIARKNRRRDG, from the coding sequence ATGACGAACCACGCCCTTCTCGACAGCAACAGCCACCGCGAGCTTCGCGTGCGCGTCGATACGGGTGTCGATCTGGGCGACGGGGTGATGGCGACGCTGACGGTGCCGACAGAGTTCCGGCGCGTACAGGGCCATTTCCCGATCCTTTTCCGGCGCGAGGCGGGGCAGGAGCAGTTTTTCGCGGTGGCGCTGTTCGGATTCGAAAGCGGCGAGAATCTCTTTGTCGATGGCGCGCGCTGGGATGCCGGCTATCGCCCGTTGTCGCTCGCGATCCAGCCCTTCCTGATCGGCCGGTCGGCGAACGAAGATGCGCCAGCGCAGGTGCATGTCGACCTCGGCCACCCGCGCATCGCCGCGGGCGGGGAAGGCGTCCGCCTGTTCGACGCCAGCGGCCTCGCAACCCCTTTTCTGGAGGATATCGCGGACAAGCTGGGTGACCTCGACGAAGGATATCGCGAAAGCACGGCCTTCTTCGCGGCGCTGGCCGGGCACGACCTGCTCGAACCGTTCACGCTCGAAGTCACGCTCGACAACGGGTCGGTCCACTCGCTCGTCGGTTTCCACATCATCGACGAGGCGAAATTGCGCAGCCTCGACGCCGCGGCGCTCGGCGCGCTTCACGAAGCGGGGCACCTGATGCCGATCTTCATGGCGATCGCATCGCAGGCGCAGATCGGCGCGCTGATCGCGCGCAAGAACCGGCGCCGCGATGGCTGA